The genome window gagataaaaaagaatataattgtttcattattttttataccttACTAGCATAGCTTTCTTTGTATCTTTGTATGACAGAATTACTTTCAAACATTGAGAAACACTGTCACGAATCATCGACATTAAGAGAACGGAAAAGCCGCTTGCATGTTCAACACGTGTGAGTTGTACGTGCGAATGTTTAGCGATCATTAAATGGACGTTAACAACTGCACAATTCACTGTCATCTGCAAGGacggaaatattaattattcttcatTTACGCTAAGATCAGAAATAGTTTTCGTATATCTGAATCATCGCAAAATGACAAATGAAAATTCCTAGactttataaacttattaattttttgtaatagatataattatattagcatACGTTATGTGTGCAATCACACgaatataacttattttaaaattattatatttaataaaagtttcatatttaattcatattatatttatttctcattagAGAGATAAGATTCAATTCGAATagtctattttatttcattaatttttattaatataatttccataAGATGACAGCATTCTTAGACCTTTTGCAGCACGAGAAGCAGCCGAAAATCTGTTTCCTAcgtcatatctttttttatcaagtgCTTTCACCCGTGTTCATCCCAGAATAAAAACATTGCGATTTTTGAGTTCTTTTAACTCATTCATGCGGTTCGTTTACAAGGATGACTCACTGCAGTCCCGAAGCGACGGCATCGTTACCAGGAATAAAACCGTGTTCTCGCTCCACAATGAATTTGTGTATCTTAGACTCCCGTGTGAGGGTAGCTTAATTACACATGTTCTTCGAGATTGCAGGTCGCTTTACGTATATAACCGATGCGCGGTCAATCTTTTCTTTCAAACGTCGTTTAAAAGTCCGAGCAGAAGCTAGGAAGCGTCTCGCAAGCAGGATATCCACGACAGGAGAGAAAAAAGCTACACGATGAAACTGATATTGACagtaagaataaataaaaattatttactttttaaaaattttcttcagtGAATGTTATTCgttttatagtttaaatatattatgttaaaagttgtaattactattataacatttattcttTATGTTTTATAGAAAGAGCATAacttaatacaaattattatattaagtgaTAAGATTATAGTCTATTAGacagagatatacatataatttgttaattgttaattttttttctcacaaatatagcatttattaattatgttaagtTTGTggtaataaaatgataaatatgtttaattcttgatatttttcaaaatcgtgctttcaattttaattatttctattaattatgcgtctatatttcttattaaatcttgatttaaattttccgCTTActcatatataaagattttaaacatttgaaatttgaaatttaatttgattaataacttTCTGAATAAGTGTAAAAAGCATAATGTTAAGAAAGATTGAGCGATCATTGGTAATAGTAAAAATCGTAAACGttgataaaatgttattttattattataacccTGAAACATCGAGCAAACAGGTTATCATTGAATCTCGCTAAAAGGTTTTCTGTGAGATTGCGGACGCGATATTTTATTCCAATTAAGTAAATGCCATTGGAAAGTATAAAAAACGCGTAATCTTCCGCGTTTGTCTAAAGCATGATTATGATTAACGTGGCAGACCACAGAAGATAACGTTTATATGTTCCgtcataaagtaaaaattttattatgaaatctACATGAAAGAATctaaaatctttctttaacCTTtccttaatttataatactcatttataaatgcattaatatttgtcatttattctttttcttctaagcattcaaatttatttttgtaggaatatataattttataatctatatttaaagacaaaaaaaaacactattaaatttatcatctttataaATAGTTCAAGCTAATCAAATTgatattgtgtaaatattatattattaatctatttttcagttatttttaCTAACTGTCTTGGTGAGTTTGAGCACGGCTCGAATCAGACAGAGTACAAATGTTATACCAGATTCTACCGTTCGATCAATCGACGAACCTGATTGTGCGCCATCAAAGAAATCTCCAAATAATAGCAGGCGCATCCAACACGTACAGATTCGCAATCAAACTAGATTAGACGATAAGGTGCGAAGAATTCATCTAGACTTTAATGAGGAGAATAAACCAGGTATTCATGTATACGGTttgccaaaaaaaaatttacaagataATGGTGTTATCGAGAGAGTACATCTTGGAGAAGATCAAATCGATGACGTCTCAAGAAATGGGCGAAtggtaaatattatctttaattgatataacatatttaatacatatgcaatatatgtatatatttctgaatatgtaattttcaagattttcttGATATTCCTATTTTTTAGGACTTAGAATATTGTTTCTCcttaaaaaatagagagagagagagcagtaaaatataaaaaatgtttaagaacTATATGCAGTTAATATGTgtcatacataataaaaattaaaaatcagaaaattatctcaataaatataatttcagcaattattctatgtattatattattataatataaaaatacatatatgttatatatatatatatatatatatatatatatatacatatatttatttatttatttacttattcaaATTGGCTTGaaaatctctttatattttataaagatttaataaatttaataaaaaacatatgtcTTATTATGTGCGTGTATTATTCCATACAGCACAGAAAGGCCAAAAGACATTTTAAAactatctaaaaaataatgagtCTTGACGtctttaaatcttttagtCATCTTTGAGGGACATGTGCTGTCTGAAATGCTCTCTTAAGAAAGTTGTTATCTCTGACAAACGTTATCTGTGAAAActgacaaatattatatttttcaggtGGAGGCTTACGGATTACCGAAGAATAATATGGAGTCCAATGGTTTTATCGAAAGACTGCCGGTTCCAAGCGCAGGTCATAAGCCTGTTACATTAGGGTCACGATCCGAAAATATCAGAGTAAGAAGATTCGCTGATACGGGATCCGAGAACAAAATCGAAGAAAAGCTTAGTAATGAGGCAGAAAATATGAAAGCACAAGACACGAAGGTCTTTAGGCCACTATTCGTCTACAGACAACAAATAGCCGCCAGAGAAAGACGGAAGCACGCGAGGAATGCAGTGCACAAAAAATATTGGCATGCAATTCATCAACCTTGCCATTGACAGAGTGGCCAATTGATCTTACTGAGGAGAACGTAAACATTGTCGTGTTTCGTAAAAGTTGAGCTAGACATGCACTGGTTTTTCTAGATCGtagataataatgttataataacgtatctttatatatcaaatatttttattacaaaatttaaaaattaaatgtttaaaaagatttaaatctaGTTTTATGTATTGTTAAGTTTTTATGTATCATTAACTGTATGTACTTAAATAGTTGCTTTAACTACAAATTGTTACCCATCgctagaataataaaataatacatattaaaaaaaataaactttgcgATTAATATTTCGCTTCCAAACATGTGattagaaatgtaattttgttcttTCCACTCGATACCAAATATTGTTATAGAAATTAGTATTAATCTTAAATAGTgacattttgatatatttacatatgtgtatgaaattaattcgtTTTTAACAGAGCTACGCATAGACTtatgcattaaatattattactacaatatatatctaactaatacattattgaatatatataaatataattaaataaaaacaaatttaatgtcACAcgtctatttatttttagtctaATTATTGTctaattatcaaatatgtaattatttgtttacacgGGTGTATAATAacttaagaattaaaattattaaattttttatttttttttgtgtgtgtgattagaaaaaaagataataaataatgatatataaatttttttagaaaacatctattaatgtcaaaattagAATCATATGAAATTGTAAATTGCGACGTTCAACcattgcataaatttatatattgtttgacAGTTGTATAATGGATAATAAATTGCACGTGTTACAATACTCGtttgataatatttgtttaattcctaaatttcaaaaactaatgaaaaacaattatgcaattttaaaggCAAAAATGTTGTAATTTATGTTCAAATAATCACGCTCAATTTCCTGATCATTATTTGACACAATATAGGCTAGGATTCAAGatcttacaaaatttaaaatcatataaattcaAGAGACGAACGCTTAAAAATAGGAAGTGGATGATTATTTAAAGACTATACGATTAAGAAATCAATAATCACGTGAGtctcttcattttattttttaatgtaaaaaattatttttttatactttgaacttgaatgtaaatataatatttattactgtaTTTAAGtagtcaaatatttaaaatattataaattttataattatatttaaaatattataattaatttaatataataaattcgtaCTTTATGTTATGtaatgtttgttttataatgtattagcATGCATATAAAGATACAGGATATACTTGATGTAAACAAAATCGTCTCTGTAATTGTACATGCACTCGATTTATTATTGCTTCTTGTGTTATTACCACTCATGATTTGGAAATGGATCTCCGAAAGGCATCATGTAATAACAATCTTGAAAGCGATTATTGAAGTAAggttaactaattattttattttacacggatattaaaaatacaaaattcaattgctacttttttgttttctttaattttttaaatatttctattatttatttttatatctttatatatttatttatatatctatatttttaacatatttaattaatttataatttttgtaggTTACATTAGAGATGATTATGTGGATTATCTTTGCTGGCGTGTCAATATTTATGACTGTGTTTTTCGTGTTTGACGATGTATATTACAACAAGACACATTACGacaatcaagaaaaatatttacacgttATGCTGCCTGATaatgatgattaaaaattaaagttcatGTCATAAAGTCTCTAAAACCTTATAGGAAAGaagaatataagaattaaaactttttaaaatacaaattgttAAAGTTATTGTAACACATTGTATTTAacgttattgatttttaaaaatataactgttttatgtttttttattaaaatttaattaaatatttaaattgtaaattaatgagaaaagcGAGAAATAAAACAACATGATGGTTTTATCTaggaaataattacaatagcAAATATGTTTCCTttgagtatatatttatttatttcaagcaaaatattttttaataatgtataatgtaataataattttaataatgtttaattaaaattaaattatgtgataatacaaaaaagaaacaataaattttaagattttcaaGAGGCCttgccatatatatatatatatatcgagtaTTGagttcatatattttttaaggatCAATCTATTGTTAgagaaaaaatctaataaagtattaaagtatacaaattttttaaaaatagttaacTTTAGTAgaaggtatatatatgttataaagaCTATGATAACATGCGATATTACGAGCACGCCTAAGTTATGATTATCTTACGTTGCTCTTTGTCAATTGGGTTGCATAACAGAGGTATATGCAACGCGATGCGATCTTCAGTAACGTAACAAGGAATGgcgtattaaataaatatttttgtgtaaaagaaTCTTGTACTACATTAttctaaaaacaatttttttataaatatatcgcaatttttatttcatacatcTACTACAatcaattatgaaaaaaaatttttttactataatttttttttaatataattcggTAACGATTGATTTTTGAACATATGTTtatcatttgtatatttattttaatgagtaCTACATACACgcaaagtttaaatatttgaagattttataatttatgtttaatgcgaataaacaaataatgattttacattattacttattgtttCCTatcatattcaaataatagtGTTATATGACTATGAAATAAAGAGTTAAATTTTGAGATAATATACAGTCAcatgtgaataaaatttttaaaattctttcaatcTTATGCATATGCAATAAGACTAAACAGCATTCTAGGCGTGTTATGCCAATTACAAACGAtacatatgtagatatatgaCATCTGTCGCCTCATATCTCTCGTGCAAATGACAAACGTCAcgcgataattaaaaatctagtAGGAAATGgcatattaaattgaaactaatcttgttttatagatatattgaaGAACGTAATAACTACTAATTGCAAGATGTTTTAtgttcttgaaattcttcTAAGAATTTTTTAGAGCGGACCTCTTTAGAATATGctcgatattaaatatctttattactcATAAAATCTTACATAAAAAGCATATCTTAAGTCTgatacttaattttaaaataatattttattacttcaataaaactttaattaagaaaaagatagcgtcttttgcatattttatgatGAGTTATGACTAGATGAGAATTAAACTCACCGAACTAAAAATCTAGGTCAATGATTAGATAAGATAACTAGTTTATACATTGTTGTAGAACAAAGTTTCACAACAGTAGCATAGAAAAGCGGCTTTCACCGTAGAAAATTCCAAGTAAGATCGATCGCAATAATTATCAACCGCAGTAGTTGCGGACGTTGCGGCTTTTAATGATCAGACCGCACAATGAGAGAAATCGGTGACCAACGCAAATGAATCTTTTAAGATGATATTTTGACAGTGTGTTTCAGCCATAATCGGCAAGACGTAGGCCCAACTGTCACAATATACGCTCCAATGTACCCCACTGCTGGCAAAGTTGTAAGTCGGGAGTTCATCGCTTCATTATATGACACGCGGCAAAGTCTCGATAAAAACCTCTTGGTAGAGCATGCGTGATGTATCACGCATCCAAGGACAGTCGTGTTGCGATAAGCGAGCGTACTTCAACGTTGATTGCCTGTTCAagttgtgttaattttttgccCTCGCGTCCAAGTCCAAGTgcgtttctttttctattttttccttGTTGTTGTATGTTGTTGAACTCAAGGTAGAAAGTACAGAGGTGGTATTAATCGATATCAGTCACCGTCAGACGCCGTGATCTAACGTTCGGTATATTTCACGATTGGATTCGGAAACGAGTTGACGTGTGAGTGTGTGCGCGAATCGGCGCCGGAATTTTCAAATTCGCCGGAAAAGGATACGAAATAGTACCATGAAATACGTCGCGGCGCTCGACGTCGGCACCACCACGGTGCGCTTCCACATTCTGGACGAGAAAGCGGTCACGGTAGCTTCCTCGGCGGAGAAGGTTCGTCGTGATTTAATTTTCACGTTCTTTGAAGACCGATTAAAAACGTCAATTGAATCTGCGAGCGAATGGAAGATTCCAATGTTCAATATGATGATGgaaattgaaaatgattacAATAATGCATGGAACTTTTTAAATCTCGTCAGAGGctgagatataaaaaagaattttaaaactattaacaGTAAATTGtagtaatatacataaaattattttctgccaTATATAATAgtgtactttaaaaaaattataatttatgcataAGTGGAAATTAGAGTTGACTTATTGGATTTGTAACAGCTGATATCAATCGGATAAATTTGATATCCGATGTAGAAagaattatagataataaaacaattatagataatattttacggAAGACATACTTAatgaaatatctcaaaataaattattattaaattttgataaatcagAAGGaactaattatttactttcagctaataaaaagagaatcaagcattaataaacaaaaatgtaaaaattatgatacaaaAAACATTTACTGTAAATCGCTATAATGACATACTTccattagaaaaatttaattattgttattcatattttacatcGTGCACAACAATACAGTAGTTATGTAAATCAACGTTTGTACTTTCATAAAAGGCTGTGattaaaatttgtgaaatctcgtatacatatgtaaagaaGAAGAATAGAATCCtcggaattaaatttttataatgctaCACTAAACTTTGACATTGAAAAAttgcatatcttttttttttttaataaaaagataaacgcTCGCTTTGCAAAGAATTTTTTGCAGTAATGtcaacataaataataataacagagtAGAATTTGCATGTGCATTTTTTGTCAAAAGCTAAAAAATGGAATTCTAAATTTAACCTTGCTAGTTACTTATCTatcttattgaaaaataaatagaataatatcttTCATCGAGTACATCTATGAAAGACgctattgtacattttttccaagataattataatatctcttAAAGCATAAGGAAAATTAATCAACGttgcgaatataataaaaaatggaaagaaataGCAGAGATCAGAGTACTGTCTATAGAACACCTTGAAGTCAAGGTAGTCAAGTTAATGTGAAGGTGTTTCCTAGCTCGCAAATTAATAAACTCAGAAATAAGTTACTGGGACAGTTTACGGTGAATTGTATTCGTCGGGCATACTACTATAAGCGCCGAACATCGATTTAACTGTGACGATGTAAAGGTCGTTGCCAATGGCAATGGATTACTTTCTATTTGTGCTGAATTTCTTTAGAATCttgaattacaataatttaatttatatttatattctttctcattaagaaatagaaaaaaatgtgctccAATATTTTGTACTCAAAAATActaattagttttaattcaatgttattatttattttatttagtattgctttaataatataattagaaaattatacttaatatttataaaaagatcagaaaaaaatgaaattattcttattaaaattgctttttttgcattaatatctttaattgtCTTCTGTCACTAACATCAAagcagattttttatatatttaccaattaattttttatatatttttaattaaatttttaaaattgctacaagtcttttaaaaatttataaaagaatctgTATAATGTgggtatatttaaaaatgttgtataaaaatctgttaatttaatttaagaaaaatattttatatataataaagctgTTTTCAATTAATACGCAGAAGAAGATTAAACAGAAAGAGTTTAACCGAGCTAATTGTTCAAAcagctatttattataagtaaattcaGATCGATTTATGTctgtgtgtattttattaaaaaaaatttatcaatattatatggtcttaaatttctttcagagtacagaatttattttaaatttaataataaagatattttttctattcttcttGTTTCCCTGTATTTGTTATCGTTATCAATATATTCcaaacaatatttatgttattcacAATAATCACCTTTCACATTCACCTtgtgaaacaaaatttttttctatttttatttttttaattttacaaaacttcagtattttataatatataacaatatattttgtaatccaaaaattaaaaattaataataaaattaataataattacgtcttatttacattttagttTTCAGATGTATCATAGAGAGTGACTTCTGAGTTACTTATTATATCCTACTTTATGTGaaagtcaattttaattttgaagctAAAGAGCGTATAGCGATTTAcagtaaatgttttttatattataatttttacatttttgtctaTTTATGTTTGACTTAAAATTGTTCTTCTTTTAATGCTGAAAGGGctgaaagtaaataattagtttcttctgatttatcaaaatttaataataatttattttgagatattttgttaaatatgcTAACTCCTTGaagtacaataatttttgctttatctagaaattccatttaaaaacttatctataaatgttTTCTCACGGCACATTATTATCATGCAAAACAAGGTCAAGATAATGCGTTGTCTATTTACACGTGCGACAATCATATTTTTCCCATCattttatacagaaaataGATCTAAAGAAtctttattggaaaatataaagtagAAGCAAATggtctaaaaatttaattatgaaaacgCATTGAAAACGCacaagtaaaattatacaatattgttAGTGgctataaaaaagatataaaatacaaataaagataacacttttattttcttttaatttagataaaactGATTTATCCAGAACCTGGATTTGTGGAGATAGATCCGGATCACCTATGGGAGATTATAGTAAAAGTAATCAAGGATACATTAAAGAGTAAGTTactaaaatgtctttttttaatcgtaaaatattaactaaataCTAAATTGTTTCTCatcaataatttgaataataatagataaaattcacATACAGTTTTTCAATATATGCACACGTCTATCTTGTGATATCTATGATTCTGTgcaataagaattaaaatttaaaaaaaatacagaagtTAAACATAACTGTCACAGTTTATTTGTGCAAAGCACGCAAATCTTCTTCATAATCTGGAATGGATAAACGCAGAAAATTTTGGTTTCACGCATTTTCAGTAGACATTTGAAGCTTCAGTTGAAGTCGCGCTAGATCTTAATTcgttaactatttttattaattattttgatgaataagtggcaaaattaaaaaaagaataaccTACTaatgtgttattttattttagttgcACTTTAACtgatattattctaataaataaaattgattgaaaattaattaattttccgcATTAAAAGATCAGCATCGGCTTGAATTGAATCTTTTGCTACCCATCAAATGTGTGTTAAACCTCATTTCTGTATTTCAACCTGTTCTAGAAATGTCCATCGTAAACCGAGGTGACAACAATCGGACGCATCGAAAGTAAGCAATCACACATTCTGCTTGCGACACCCGATGCAATTAAACGCttgttgtttatatattatttcgccgattaaattttttttcaggccTTATAAAGCATCTAAtttgattaaacaaaaaattttttgttgtttcTCTATAAGTATAAGACAGGCTTTATGAGTGGCAGAatgctttcttctttttttataaacataaatgtactatatacaatttaaaaatatcacgtacatataattatcttgagtctcttatcttttcttataaaaagaaGTTTAAACGTAGACGTGAAGAAggataaatatctttaatttcagGGAATTTACCGCTTACGATCGAttgatatctcttttttatgttcagtttgtcGTTTCGTGTTTTATGTTGGAACTTATCTCGAGTTTAGACCAATTTCTTCCGTTTATGATTGCAGACAGCGAGATCGATCCGAAGTCTATCGTTTGCTTTGGAATCTCATCGCAACGAGCCAGCTTTATTACCTGGGATTTGAAGACTGGAAGACACTATCACAAGTGAGAACAAcaaagatgataaaaatatttcgattagAATCAAGTTTTATGATCGGGTGATATTATCGTTTCAGATTTATAACATGGAAGGATCAACGGGCGGCCACTCTGGTCGACGAGTGGAATCATTCGATGACGATGAGAGGATTGCGAGTAGCCTCGCGTATTTTGTATACTCTTACGAGAAGCAAACGCTTTCTAGCCGGTAGCGTGCTGAAGTTTATGAATATGCAGGTTGAAATGTTTTACCCCCCTCcccttatattttatattaattttatttaaattatattttatattaattatattaaatatatttattccacCAGTGTATGTTATAACATCATTTCAATGATCTCTAAGtcgttttctttttgttaaaaatgaatCATTAGAACACAGTTTGGTTTGTAATGGAACTTTATGGAACTTCTAGCTTTCTGcgaattattattctctcGGTTAGTACTCTCTGGGGAGCTCAATCTCGACTTTGTTTGTAGGTTAGCTTGAAATTAGTGTGGGTTCTTCAAAACATACCAGGTCTTCTAGAAGCAGCATCTAAAGGAGAAGTAGCGTTTGGAGGCGTAGATTGTtggcttttatataaattaacaggtagaataattatacttaattaaatatatttgattttttaattttatatttattttaaaatactcaTATTCCTATATctgttgatattttattacgaagtgtgcatagtaatatttattcactATATTGTGCTTAATAGCTATGCGTTTTCATTTATTGCAGGAAAGCATATAATGGATGCTTCATGTGCCTCAGCTACTGGTATATTTGATCCATTCACAATGGAATGGGCTAATTGGGCgctagatattttaaaattaccacgtaatatttttccagAAGTAGTAGATACAGTGGGTAACTTTGGAAGTACACCCGAAAGCGTATTCGGAGTTGAAATTCCCATTTATTGCTCAGTAAGTgaagtattttgacataaacaaGCCGCCATTTAATTTGATGACTAATTATGcaacagttatatataattatctacacgatatatattatattttatattatatattgtattattatatacgagACTTTATAAAAGCTGATTTTAAAGTTAACGAacgtttttatttctaataataaccTGTTAAAATTAGATGGCCGACCAAGCAGCATCCTTATTTGGTTCAGGATGCTTCAAACCCAGTGATCTCA of Anoplolepis gracilipes chromosome 8, ASM4749672v1, whole genome shotgun sequence contains these proteins:
- the LOC140668687 gene encoding glycerol kinase 5; this translates as MKYVAALDVGTTTVRFHILDEKAVTVASSAEKIKLIYPEPGFVEIDPDHLWEIIVKVIKDTLKNSEIDPKSIVCFGISSQRASFITWDLKTGRHYHKFITWKDQRAATLVDEWNHSMTMRGLRVASRILYTLTRSKRFLAGSVLKFMNMQVSLKLVWVLQNIPGLLEAASKGEVAFGGVDCWLLYKLTGKHIMDASCASATGIFDPFTMEWANWALDILKLPRNIFPEVVDTVGNFGSTPESVFGVEIPIYCSMADQAASLFGSGCFKPSDLKVTMGTGTFVNVNTGREPHASVAGLYPVVGWRIGKELIYVAEGSSSDTGILIEWAKSIGIVNDAPETADMANSVNDTDGVYFVPAFSGLQAPINDYTAATGFLGVKPTTKKEHIVRSLLESLVFRIQLLHECLCKETSFTYQKIKVDGGVSKNDFIMQSLADSTGLEVERPVSVEMSILGVAFLAGLQCELWKSREEVSMLRQIDKIFKPNEESRSSYQHTFSQWKRAVERFKNWY
- the LOC140668598 gene encoding uncharacterized protein, which gives rise to MKLILTLFLLTVLVSLSTARIRQSTNVIPDSTVRSIDEPDCAPSKKSPNNSRRIQHVQIRNQTRLDDKVRRIHLDFNEENKPGIHVYGLPKKNLQDNGVIERVHLGEDQIDDVSRNGRMVEAYGLPKNNMESNGFIERLPVPSAGHKPVTLGSRSENIRVRRFADTGSENKIEEKLSNEAENMKAQDTKVFRPLFVYRQQIAARERRKHARNAVHKKYWHAIHQPCH